One window of the Triticum dicoccoides isolate Atlit2015 ecotype Zavitan chromosome 3B, WEW_v2.0, whole genome shotgun sequence genome contains the following:
- the LOC119282241 gene encoding glycine-rich cell wall structural protein 2-like, whose product MVGTKLVALVYVVLLSIGLANAARVVRFGSGSATGTGAGGGEGGGTVSGGGSGAGGGTGSGLSSSSGSHASGGGGGGGGGGNQNGGTGYGSGSGSGSGSSQYSQGSSYPYGGGYGGYTSAGGAGGGGGGGKASGYQGSSGYGAGSGTGSGSATATNNWYRQGSTNADAGGNGGGNGGGRNGGSGAGKGAGSGYGNANP is encoded by the coding sequence ATGGTAGGCACAAAGCTAGTAGCCCTTGTCTATGTTGTCCTCTTGAGTATTGGACTGGCCAATGCTGCAAGGGTGGTTAGATTCGGCAGTGGAAGCGCCACGGGaacgggagcgggaggaggagaggGTGGGGGAACTGTGAGTGGTGGTGGCTCGGGTGCTGGGGGTGGAACTGGGTCTGGCTTGAGTTCTAGTAGTGGTAGCCATGCaagcggtggaggtggaggtggcggcggaggcggcaacCAAAATGGTGGAACTGGATATGGTAGCGGGTCCGGCTCTGGCTCCGGTTCCAGTCAATATAGTCAAGGATCTTCAtatccctatggtggtggctatggTGGATATACTAGCGCTGGTGGTgccggtggtggcggtggtggagggaAAGCTAGTGGTTATCAAGGATCTAGTGGATATGGGGCTGGTAGTGGCACTGGTTCTGGCTCAGCTACAGCTACTAACAATTGGTATAGACAAGGTAGTACAAATGCAGATGCTGGTGGAAACGGTGGTGGCAATGGCGGAGGAAGAAATGGTGGGAGTGGTGCAGGCAAAGGTGCTGGATCTGGGTATGGCAATGCCAACCCCTAG